In Anoplopoma fimbria isolate UVic2021 breed Golden Eagle Sablefish chromosome 7, Afim_UVic_2022, whole genome shotgun sequence, the DNA window TCTTAAAGGTACTTTTTGTGTAAATTTATttgatgaaaaatgactttgctttgtaattatgttgtttttcttcttggtTTTTGTATGATCTTGTTCATTTTGTGGAAAACTGATACTGAtgctatttattttctatttgatgatgatggtcaggttgtgtgtgtgtgtgtgtgtgagtgtgtgtgtgcgcgcgcttgtgtgtgcgtatgtgcaCATGTGCGCGTTGGTGTGTATCCAGTGAGTGAATCAGTGGGCAGGAGATGTGCGTAGACAGAGTGAtagagaatgagagaaaacggttctctctttttttctttttctctctctctccttctctccttcctgaGGGACAGGGTTAGAATCCGAATGTATCGTAAAACTAAtcgattgattgtttttttttacgctTGAGACGCAGAGCTACCTGTCGGCTGCTTCATGACCAAACATTCAAAAACCCTTCAGACCagcagtttttaaaaacaatcacttCAAATCATGCCTGAGTCAACAAGGTTTTGAAATCCATTTGACGAACAGTTCTCGGATTGGCATTTCAAGTTTTATTGAGCTGATTGAGCATTTCTAGCAGATTCATGAAGCTGCACCTGGCCCAATTTTCCAAGTTTTCCCTGATGCTTTAAGTTGCTTTtagttttgttcattttttttttacaaaagagcTTGTTTCAAATGTTGACACTGCAACTTTGCATTTAATTTCATTGCAACTAAGTCATCCAGGCCAGCCAGCAACATGTTTCGCAGTCAAACCAAATATTGTCCAATATGTGAATGAAAGGTCAATTTATGGTATCTGTGCCATCTCcgtgacaactgagcaaactccatctgctgataaTAACTGTGAGATAAGATTGAAAGCTCCTGATGGACCTGATTTGCTAGCATTTCAACAAAATAGTGTTTTATCCTCCAAACAAAAAACCATTGCTGAAGACccaaaaagattaaaaaaaaatagttttgtgaaaatgtttttttttgtgttttgttttattggccTTTTAAATTACTTGGGATCCTTCTGATTTATCTCAGGACCGCTTAAGGGGCCCCAACCCCCAATTTGGGAACCACTGACATACAACCTTTCTTTTATAACTACCACAatgctgtatgtttttttcttttctggcaattttttttccctctcctgtTTCTGTACTCGAAAGGAGCGTGACATAAAGTGCACAAATTGTCATGAGCCGTGCTCCATGGCAGCCACAGAAAATGCACAGATGGATTAGGTGTTATGGCAGCCTAATACCGGTAAACACCTCAAAACCTGCAACTGCAAACAACAGCTGGTTGGCACTGTGggcaaaaaaaacagcctcacaTTTAGTTGGATTTCAAACATTGTTTTGATTCAggcaaaaacactgaaaaaacacaaccgaaaagagacaaaacttgACCTTGCCGTCAAAAACTTAGCTTACcttatgatttttgttttggctAGCTTACTCACAAACCCTCTTGATTGTTATTGTCAGCCAGTCAGCTGAATCGGGGAAAACAGAACCCCAGCTCCCACTGTTCTATAATTCTTACTTAATGATCAAAAGTAATATTCTTCTTTCTTAAATTCTGGTACATTCAAGATCTGCTCCAGAACAGGAAgcgagagaagagagagtgtTCGTAGAGAGCTCGGGTATCGCCTCACAGACGGCCATCAAATGCTGGCTTCATTCGCTGtcacatttcctctctgtgGACATTTTCATTTGGCAAAATTCACACAAATGCTTTAAATCAGAGGGGTGGTGTGAACGGAGTGGATGAAAGCAGTAAAGATAcaaaaaacagaggaggagaaagacagaggaatGAAAAGACATAGAGTTAGACACAATAGAATGGCAATAAGTCAGAGCAACAGTAACAGAGTGAGAATATAATGTTACCGAAACCTACAACTGCATTACGTAGCAATTTCACTGAATTTCTAGATTTGCACTGTCTGCCCAAtggtctgtgtttgttgtgttgaagAAAAACCTTAGAGAAGAAGATTAAGATGATGcaggggaagaagaagatgtaTATTTTGGGGGACCAACACAGCGGTGGGGGGGGTTTGAATGTAGAGAAGCATACTACTGTACGTAACATTACAGGGGGTGtagaatggagaaaaaaaaactatgtgcTAAAAATGAAACTTCACTTTGAGAAAACACTCTGGGAGtctgctgtttttgtgtcacCTCTTTTGTGTCTCCAATAACATTAATTCCACTTCCTTTTATTGATACTTCGATCAACAGGCACAATGCATGGTACttaaagctgaaacaatttaTATTCTTATATAGACATCTCCATTTCCGGTCTCAGGGAGGCTGCTGTTTTGAGCGTAACAGCTGTTATAAAATCATTCTACACTAGCGACCTAGCATCAAACAGCAGGCAAAGTTAGCACCTAGCTAGAGGAACAGTTTAATAGTCAAATATTTCCCTCAGCAGttggtggagaacaaaataGAGCTAAAATGAGATTAAATACTGGAATAACATTTGTCTTATAAATTGACACAGTCAATgttattttgcaaaaaatactgttttaatctgctaaaaagtgtatttttaaatgacatgaagGTTTTTAGCTCCAGCCATCTTTTACCCTCTTGTTgaccattttttaaatgcaggcTACAtagttttaatgtattttccaaCCGCTTCAGGCAGCCATTGTTTTCCATTAATTTCCATATTGTGGTAAAATCAATTAGATGACTTTTAAAACTTGCTTGAGCTATTCATCATTATTAACATCAAATCAGCCCAAAAAAAAGCTTCAGAGTTAATTGTATTATGATGATGAATGGAAACCAATGGCTATGGAAATCTTGAAAAAATGCCCCCAAAAATCTAAAGCAGCATGGCATGCAGAATGGTTAGCTGTGATGTAAAGTATAGGTATGTTTTAGTAAATGGgctaaaacatgtaaaaacagtgaaatgGTATGGAACTTTAAGAACAGAAATGTCCATGTGACAGCTAGAGACAATTACCCTGATGAGGTCACAATATCTTGTTTAATCCGTTCAATTTAAAACTGACATAACTTTTTTAAGTCATGGCCAATGTACCTTTTGTCTAATGATGATGAGGGTGTCCAAGGTTTTAAATTACCCAGTAAGAGTTTAAAAGTTCTGTTCTTTGTTGTCATGATACGATCCTTTGTCACAGTAAGTGTCAAGTTGAGTACTGACAATCCTCACATCACTTAGAGTAGACCAAAGTTGGATAAAGaactgcacacactcacacacacacacacacacacacacacacacacacactcacatagaGAGATACAGGCTGAGGTTAAGAAAACATAGACAAGCATCAGTTTTTTCCAGGGAGTCTCCATTATTTCTGGCTTGGGGTCCCTAATGGTATTTCATTGTAATTGCTATGATGTCAGAGTGTCCGTCCGCCCTAATGGCCttctaaaaacaacaacaaggacaGATTGGTTCCATTCACCAGTTGTTGTCCGggcagagagacaccagagtcCGGCTGCTCAAATCTCTGCAAGATCTTCAGCTGAAAAGGtgagaagagttttttttaaaaacatttattaagtaATGTAGTGCAAGTATGTAACTTATAATGATTTTAAGATACTTTTAATTGCTTAAGGGACAAAAAGTGTACATAATTATGTTAGCAGGCTATTTTACACCACAGTCAGCGTAGTTCCATAGCTCATGTGCAGTTATTGTACTCACAGTGAGGACAGTGTGGTGTCAGCGTCTCATTGCCTATAAAAGTATTCACATCGTTCTGTTCATGCAGAAAGTATTTTTATGTCAGTGTTATATTTCTTAATAAGCATTCTACAGTCTGGCTGGGTTGAGGTGATTCCAGTTGTTTTAGTGCAGTTTAAGGGGTTTGCTTGAAGAGTAATTAAGCAGATGTCTCcagtaagatttaaaaaatgaccattGATTCTGATTGAAACTAGTAAAGAAAAACTGCTCTTTATGCGTGGAAGTGAAATTACTGAATTACTGTCATACTGTCACTTGCAAGGGAATTCCATGTTTATTTGGTTGATTTTTTAGTCGGAAAGTTTAGTTTGATTTAAGATATGAATTACCCATTGAAATGAatactcctttttttctttatagtgCATTAGATTACTGTATTGGCTGCAGTAGCCATAATCAACACAAGAGGGAAATATGAGTCAAGGTGAATGTCAAAGTATACTGCTCTGAAAGTTAGCCTCTTTGTAGCTTTTGTGGATCATCTTCCCCTGTAGATGTAAAATATTGCCTATAAAACCATAGATTCATCATATATCTTATATAAGAGgtcaaactaaatgtttttgtctgtaaaagtgacaaaaaaactgaatcttTATTTTAAGGTAAACTGTTATCACCCAGGTAGAGAAGGTTCCTTGTATCCATAGATAATAgatataaatattgattaataataTTGCTTCCATCAAAGATactttaatcatttcatttctttcccagcatgcatctccatctccatccactgtccccctcttttctcctcctcctcctcctggtggCCGGGGCAGTGGAGGTGTGCGTTGCCCTAACAACCACACTTCACAGTTTCCGAGGCTGCGCCGTGCGAGAGTTCTCCTTTGTGGCCCAGAAGCCGGGCTGCAAGGGACTGCGCATCAGCACAGAGGCCTGCTGGGGGCGTTGTCACACCTGGGAGGtaacattcatgcacacacacacacacacacacacacacacacacacacacacacacacacacacacacacacacacacacacaacacacacacaaatgaaagaaCATAAGTTACATTTAGCCAATGTAGGAGTCAAACTCTTTTTTCTTGCTATTTCTGCAAGTGTCCATAATATTGGAATtgtgaaacatgaaataaataattaatggCCCAGGACTCAACCCAAACCCAAAGAGGGCCGATCACCAATTCTCGACTCAGACCCATATGTCATTGTCGTAAGACGTTCTTAAATCCTTCCAAGAAGGGAGGGTTACTGAACTTTTACTGAACTCATTCTAGTTTGCAGGGATTCAAATTGAACCTCTGAGTTAATTGAAAGAACAAGTTTTGTGGAAACTTTAGTCAAATTCAAAGCCTTTAGAGGAGAGATAGCTCTGAATCAGAAACAACATATCTGACTCTGGCACATGGCAGAAGGTCATTATTAGAGTTTAAAGTCCACTTATTAGTTTTTTCTAGGACTTTCAACAGCAGATGGAGGTTGCTCATTTAATGCTTAAAATCTAAACTGATGATTTCTCGTAAGGGGTCTTTTTTAACTGCATCCTTATACTTCCTCCCAAAGAACACAATGAGATGTAGTTGAAAGCTCAGGAAAGAGCTAGGAAGTggactttgataaaaaaaaattcctttTGGGTCAAGCTAGCAATTCTTGTGTGTGAACCCTGCAGAAACCTGTTCCGGACCCCCCCTACATCCACCGACACCACCGTGTGTGTACGTACAGTCATATCCGCCACATGACCGCCCGCCTGCCGGGCTGCCATCCCAACATCTCCTCTCTCTACCACTATCCCATGGCTCTGCACTGCCATTGTGCCGCCTGCTCCACACAGGACACCGAGTGTGAGACCTTCTGAGGGGCAGGATGCTGCTTTCAGCCAACAATGTTATCAACAGTTTTACTGATATGAATGACTCTGAATAAAATTATGAAATCAAGACATTTGAGTAGGTGTGATACTTGACATTTAGTGACCTAGAATTTAGTCTTTCCGTAGACTGAAGATCTGTGTGTATACTTATAAATACCTGTATGTAAGAAAGGAGACAGAGCAGGCATTACATTTCAAAGCAAGAGTTCTGTGAGTCTTTGCCACGATATTATCAGTACTGAAATCTTGAGactgaaacaaatgttttacaataataacttCTCAATTTCTTCATTATTTAAGTTTATATTGTGCTCGCATGGCACATTTTTCAATAGAAATCAaaaacttgacaaaaaaaaggttaggaagtatattaagttattttttagtttttacttcTTTGAAGAAATAtgatattacttttattattactacttatttagatagatattcctttattgatccccatggggaaaattcgagtgttgcagcagctcaattTAGTAACGTTACTTGttatattactatattatataaaaagcaTTGTCTGCATTGATCgatgaatgaatgtgtttgatTCTTACAGTATCTGCTGTCTATATCTGGTTTATGTTGTATGAAAAGCTTCTTCAGGTGATGAAATCCCTACAGCATCTGAAGGCAGCAAGGCACATGAGCCATAACGCTCGACCGTTCACTGTGTTAACCTCCATTAAATCGCCTGAAAATGACACCAGGCTGCTACAGTATAACCTTCCCCCCCTACACACATCAGACTGGTTGATTATAACTCGATATTCTGCTTTTTTATGAAGGAGACGTCCGGTTACA includes these proteins:
- the LOC129093778 gene encoding glycoprotein hormone beta-5-like, coding for LHPLSPSFLLLLLLVAGAVEVCVALTTTLHSFRGCAVREFSFVAQKPGCKGLRISTEACWGRCHTWEKPVPDPPYIHRHHRVCTYSHIRHMTARLPGCHPNISSLYHYPMALHCHCAACSTQDTECETF